AAATCTCCATTTGAGAAAGTGAATAACTTGAGAACTAACTGAAAATTATAGACCTTGACAGGAAAGGAGGTGAGTGAACTTGTTACTTTGTTTAGAAAATGGTTCAGTTGACCAATTGAAGTTCTCTAgaatgatgatgctgaacAACTATGCTATTGATACCCCGCAACAAGTTAAACAGAACTGGGCCAGAGTAATGTAATTGGACTATTTACTCAGTTCTCAGCTTGTGTAAAGACATTTACTTCAGTCTTTTTTGCTGACATTGGATGTTGTTTCCAAATTTTGGCATGTTGTGTTATGAGCTGATGCTGACTGGGATACTAACGAGTTTGCAGATTGAACTGGATATCGAACCCTCTGATAGAGTATGTTACCATTTTACTTCATTATATTAGCGAATAGATCACATTTTATGAGATATTGAAGTTTGGATGTGGAATCTCATGAATATAGATGATTTTACTAACTAACTCTCGCAGGTGTCTCGTATCAAAGAGCGTGTCGAGGAGAGAGAGGGTATACCTCCTGCTCAACAGAGACTTATTTTTGGTGGAAAACAAATGTGAGTGTCAACCTATTCGGcaaatttatttgatttgatcaTTAATTCTAACTAAACTACAGGAACGACGACCAACCAGCTAGCTTCTATAAACTCGAGCCTGGCTCGCAACTCCACCTTGTTCTAGCTCTTCGTGGTGGTTCCAACTAGACTTAATCTTAATTTAACTAACTAAATCACATTATTCTCTCTAAACCAAGCTTACAGAGGGTTAACTACAAAAAGCTCTCCCTCGTCGTCTGGAGCCTGCTGAGTCTCGGTATATATATGCACTTATCAGAGAATTCGTCTTCCTGCCAGGGAGTAAACAGCCGTAAGCCAATTGGGCAATATATGACACCACGAGTCATGATTACGTTTCTGGGGACACCCCACGCTGCTtgcgaagcgagcacaacgggcTCTGtggcagcgccccagccgccggaggcagacccctccCTCAGCACATGAGAGACTGTATGCAGTTAACGGACTGCAGGTTCACGACTTTTATGCAAGTGATGTTGGATACTGGTTTTAATCCAGTGAATATTGGCCATGAACAGTGAGAGAACGGCGCGGGTCAAAAACAAGGCAGTTGCTCCGCTGCAGATTACGGCGGAGCAGATTCTGCTGGAGGCTTTTGAGCGCCGAGATGACGGTCTTAAGGTGCCAGAGCAGCGGATCACTGACTCGGAGGAGCTGAAAGAGTATCAGGGGAGAAAGCGAAAAGAATATGAAGAGGCGTTACGTCGAAACAGACTGAATTTTGGCCAGTGGATGCGATATGCTCAATGGGAAATCGACCAGCGAGAAATGGAAAGAGCTAGATCAGTTTTTGAAAGAGCTCTGGATGTAGATTCGACTAATGTTCCGCTGTGGATCAGATATATTCAGTGTGAATTGAAAGAACGAAATATCAACCATGCCCGAAATCTGTTAGATCGAGCAGTGACGATTCTACCGCGAGTCGATAAACTGTGGTTTAATTATGtttcagttgaagaaatgCTGTCTAATATTCCAGGGTGTAGACAGGTGTTTGAACGATGGATGGCCTGGAGACCCAATCCTCCAGCCTGGAATGCATATATTAATCTGGAAAAAAGATATGGTGAATACGATAGAGCCAGAGACATCTTTGAACGGTTCACGGCCGCTTATCCACAGTCGGAAAACTGGATCAAATGGGCTcgatttgaagaagaagtggGCACGGCTGAGAATGTCCGCGATGTATATACACTGGCAGTGGATACTATCTTGGCTATTGGAGGAGAAGAGTTTTTAGATGAGAAGATTCTTGCTAACTGGGCTAAATGGGAAGCTCGTCAGAAAGAGTGGGAGCGAGCCAGAGCTATTTATAAGTTTGGACTCGAGAGACTGTCCAAGAGTAAGAGTGAAAACTTATACAATTCATACACAGCATTTGAAAAACAGTATGGTGATAAAGATGGTATTGACGATGTGATCTTATCGAAACGACGGATAAAGTACGAAGATCAAGTGACTAGCGATCCGTTCGACTATGATGCATGGTTCTCATACTTGACCCTGATGGAAGAAACGAGCAGTGACGATGTAGACAGTGTGCGAGATGTGTACGAACGAGCTATCGCCAATGTTCCTCAAATCGAAGAAAAACGGTACTGGCGAAGATACATTTTCTTATGGATACGATATGCTGTTTATGAAGAACTGACTAATAATGATGTCGAGAGAACTCGAGAAATATACAACCAATGCATCAAGACCATCCCACATAAGAAGTTCTCGTTCGACAAGATCTGGCTTCTGTATGCGAAATTCGAGATTCGTCAAGGAAATCTACAACGAGCCAGGAAAATCCTCGGTCAAGGATTGGGACTTTCTGGTAAACCCAAGATCTATAAAGGATATATCGAACTTGAGAAGGAGTTGAAGGAGTTTGACAGATGTCGCAAGTTGTATGAAAAGTTTCTTGAAAACTATCCGGACCTGCCGCTTGGATGGATCGAGTATGCCACACTTGAACAGCAACTTGGAGATGATGACAGAGCACGAGCTATTTACGAACTAGCCATTGAGCAACCTGAGATGGAGATGCCTGAACTGGTATGGAAGCGGTATATTGAGTTTGAAACCGAGGTTGGCGAGTATGATCGAGCAAGAAAACTGTTTGAAACACTTGTGGAGAAAACGAACCACGTCAAAGTATGGTGCTCCTACGCTACATTTGAACTTTCTGTTCCTGGAGAAGACAGCGATGACGAAGACCATGCCGGATacaatgaagacgacgaagacgaggagCGAGAAATCGTGGTCACCGAAGAAGCCAAAGAAAGAGCACGTAAAATCTTTCAAAGAGCATGGAACCGCTTCAAACAAACAgaccaaaaagaagaccgTGTGGTGCTCAACAATACATGGATCGAGTTCGAGAAAACGTATGGCACGCCCGAAACTCTCTCGACAGTCGAAAAACAAGCACCATCCATGGTCAAAAAGCGACGCCGTCTGCCCGACGGGTCGTTCGAAGAATATTTCGACTACGTCTTCCCGACCGACGAAGACAACAGCATGGCCAAACTACTCGAAGCAGCCCGCAAATTCAAAGAGCGCCAGGCCGCCGCTGCCTCCTCTTCtgtataatatattatttattagcacacatgcctccggcggctggggctccgccccagaccctggttgctcctgcttcgcaggagagacTGAGACtgtcgacggaacgactcgagcgcagcgagaggagctaccagggtctggggcggagccccagcccccgGAGGCAAATCCCCACAGGTCGCGAgcatcaaaaaaaaaagaagtgaATAAAGATACAGGGTGTATTTATACTACTTTCCaggtggcggtggtgggggGAGACGTGAGGACGGCGCTGGTGGACGAGAGGCagaaggtggtggtggagggAGTCCGGGAGGTGCACCGAGTCCTGGGGGACCAGGGAGGCCTGGTGGCGCGTTTGTTGCGCGTGAGGAGGCGAGTCCGGGGACACCAGGGATGCCTGGGGGTCCGTAGTTATTGGAtgtgggtggtggaggtggctggttgtggctgttgtgAATTGGTGGTGTGTGTGATGTTGGTACGGGACCGAGACCAGGGATGTTGCCAGGAGTGAATGGAATACCAGGGATTGAAGACATTCCTGGAGATGGGGTGAATGGGatgttggtgttgttgtAGTTCCTGGAATCCGACCGGCCGCCGAAATCGTGACGAGGACCGCTGTCATTGCCGTAGGAACTGCCGTATGAGTCTCTGTTACGATCACGATCACGGTCGCGATCTCGGTAGTTATCTCTGTAATCGTTTCTGCGGTCATCTCGTCGGTCATCTCGTCGGTCATCTCTTCGGTCGTCTCGTCGGTCGTCTCGTCGGTCGCGACGGTCGTCAAACCTCCTGTTATCACGGCCACGGTCCCCGTCTCGATCGCGTCCTCCTCGACGATTGTCTGAATACGATCCTGATCCTGGTCCTGATGGTCCAGAACCAAATCCTGATCCGTTTGATCCTGGTCCATAGCTATTGttattaccaccaccactgttgttgttacTGTTGTTATAGCCAATCCGGCCAAGAGGAGTGTTGTTTAAACCAGAGGCACGTGAACCACCCGACCCAGAtcctccaccagcaccaagCTCCATCATCAGTTGCTCGTACTCTTGATCAGCGGCAGATTTCGGTTGGTTGAACGAGTCGTTGCCTCTGCCACCGCCATTGTTTCCGTACTTTCTTGGTTCTTTACAATCACGAGCAAAATGGCCTACTCCGCCACAGTTGCGGCATACTACACTTGAAACAAacgatttcttgtttggACAGTCAAATCGTCTGTGACCCAGTTCTCCACAGTTGGAACATGGCTGAGTCGTAAAGTCTCGTAATGTACCATTGAGAGCAGCAAGCGACCGTAGTTGTTCTCGTTTATGGCTATTTTCATATTCGGGCGTTGATGCCGCCGTCGCAACAATCTCATTAATCAGATCAATTGCTTTTTGAATCTTAGCTTCTGAATCTCCTGTTACTAGACAATGTAATTCATCGTCCATTGTGTCTTGATAGGGGATATCAGTTCGCGTTCGTTTACCCTCTTTTACCGAACCTTTACCTCGAATATTAATAACAGCTCCTgatttcatttccatttctttTAACGTCTTGCCACGAGGTCCTAATAATAATCCTACAAAATTGACTTCAGGATAATCGTTTCTTGGAATATAAATCTTTTCTTGTGTCTTTTGTGGTCGCTTATAGTTGCTTGGCGGTTTATAAAGAGGAATGAACTTCATTGCTTTTTCAACTAGGGCATGACGCTCTTTTTCCAGCAGGTTTCTATATCGGACATCTCTTGTGTTGATACGTAGACCTTGAGCATCATATTGTGGAGGTGGTGAAGGAGACCGGTCTTTTTCTGGAGGAATCACGTCGTTTGTCCGTAGTTTCTGGGTGATTTCCTCGATTCTGTAATGAGTGGCATATGCTTCCATCTGTTCTGGAGTCAAAATTCCCGTTAAACTGGTATTCATTCCAACCagagcagcaatggcaTTTGCATCATTCTCAGCACTCCATCGATTTAACTTTGGTTGTCTCTGTTTTGTTGGCTGACGTCCTCTAGGTACTACTACACCATCGACTCCATTACCAGCTCCATAAGATCCTGTCGTGGCTAAAGCcatactgctgctactaccactactaccATCTTCACCACTGCCAGCTCTTCGAGTTTGGCCAAGTGGGACACTATTTGTTCCTGAACATCTGTTAGTTTCCATTATACCTTTCATTCTACTATTAGCACCACATTATTGTTCATATCAAATCTATACCAGAAAACCCAATAAACATTTGAATAAAAGTAGTGTGGTACAAAACTCACCTGTTTTATGAAGTAGCATGATTGCAATACTTCGACAATGAGGTGAAATCTCAGATCACTCGCTTCTCCATCTAGTTGATATATGTAAGCTACTCTAAATTTATCATATATAGCTTGATCATAGTCCCCTAACCTGGTGGAATCACGTGATTGTTTTTCAGTTCCCATTGCGATGGCATTTGTTCCTCTCGATTTAAAACAAATGGACTGAAATATCACTTTTAAACCTTGTATTCACATTATAATATCCTTCTATACTTTCGAGATAAgtaaaatacaaaaaaatgtcGATTTAAAGGCCAGTTTGACCTGGTTAAATTTCTACTCGAATCAGTTGCACCTTCTGTTCGATCAGTTGCATGTCACATTTCCATGCTCAAAATAAATCACCATTCACTCGTCTTTCAATTGTTGTATTTACCATGTCGTAGAACTACAAATTGTAATAACCACAGTTCTAGTTACTTTCACTCAAACAAGATATAAAACCAAGAATTGATGAAATTCTAGGGACAAGTTCAAGTCCTCGAAACCGGATCATCTGCAATGccaatagcagcaatagcCATCATGTCGAAACCGTCCCTAACAGAACACTGACACCTTTTTAAAACCATTAGCaatcttttttctcttcaaaTACCTCTCTAGAAACTGGATTCACATAAATTTCAGCGCCACGACAACTTCTATGGCCAAATTAAACCCCCTACAAAACCCCCTACTTACAATGGGTTAGGGTACTCGGGGTAAGGAACACCCTTCGAGAGCATCGCGAACCAATGGCATTATCGACATTTTTTACGTCTAATACTGATAGCGAGTGAGCCACAGCGAGACAGACCTCGAAGTCCCTGCAACCCACAACAGAACTCAGCTAAAATGTCAGGTGTATCGTACTCCGGTGGAATCAGCAGATGCTTTCCAGGTAAGTTTTGTGCCAATTGAGGAGAGACAGCCAGGGAGAGACCGGTCCATCTGCCGCAACATGGAGAATGAGGTCAGAACCAGTGTTGGATATTACCCATAATCTACGAACTGTGACTGTCTTCTTTCATTTGGCGAAGCAGTATCAGTCATACCCTTCTGAGATCTGATGATTTTGTGATATTAAATGTGCAATTTTAGTGATTTCACGGCCGTGACAACTACTGAATGCACCTTCAATTGGAACATCGA
This is a stretch of genomic DNA from Sugiyamaella lignohabitans strain CBS 10342 chromosome C, complete sequence. It encodes these proteins:
- the CLF1 gene encoding Clf1p (Member of the NineTeen Complex (NTC); this complex contains Prp19p and stabilizes U6 snRNA in catalytic forms of the spliceosome containing U2, U5, and U6 snRNAs; homolog of Drosophila crooked neck protein; interacts with U1 snRNP proteins; GO_component: GO:0000974 - Prp19 complex [Evidence IDA] [PMID 11842115]; GO_component: GO:0071006 - U2-type catalytic step 1 spliceosome [Evidence IDA] [PMID 11105756]; GO_component: GO:0071006 - U2-type catalytic step 1 spliceosome [Evidence IDA] [PMID 11842115]; GO_component: GO:0071007 - U2-type catalytic step 2 spliceosome [Evidence IDA] [PMID 11105756]; GO_component: GO:0071008 - U2-type post-mRNA release spliceosomal complex [Evidence IDA] [PMID 11105756]; GO_component: GO:0071004 - U2-type prespliceosome [Evidence IDA] [PMID 11105756]; GO_component: GO:0000785 - chromatin [Evidence IDA] [PMID 11973290]; GO_component: GO:0005622 - intracellular [Evidence IEA]; GO_component: GO:0005634 - nucleus [Evidence IEA,IEA]; GO_component: GO:0005681 - spliceosomal complex [Evidence IEA]; GO_function: GO:0003688 - DNA replication origin binding [Evidence IDA] [PMID 11973290]; GO_function: GO:0003682 - chromatin binding [Evidence IDA] [PMID 11973290]; GO_function: GO:0000384 - first spliceosomal transesterification activity [Evidence IC] [PMID 11105756]; GO_function: GO:0000384 - first spliceosomal transesterification activity [Evidence IC] [PMID 11842115]; GO_function: GO:0000386 - second spliceosomal transesterification activity [Evidence IC] [PMID 11105756]; GO_process: GO:0006270 - DNA replication initiation [Evidence IMP,IPI] [PMID 11973290]; GO_process: GO:0006396 - RNA processing [Evidence IEA]; GO_process: GO:0008380 - RNA splicing [Evidence IEA]; GO_process: GO:0007049 - cell cycle [Evidence IEA]; GO_process: GO:0000354 - cis assembly of pre-catalytic spliceosome [Evidence IMP,IPI] [PMID 10445879]; GO_process: GO:0000354 - cis assembly of pre-catalytic spliceosome [Evidence IMP] [PMID 12509417]; GO_process: GO:0006397 - mRNA processing [Evidence IEA]) — protein: MNSERTARVKNKAVAPLQITAEQILLEAFERRDDGLKVPEQRITDSEELKEYQGRKRKEYEEALRRNRLNFGQWMRYAQWEIDQREMERARSVFERALDVDSTNVPLWIRYIQCELKERNINHARNLLDRAVTILPRVDKLWFNYVSVEEMLSNIPGCRQVFERWMAWRPNPPAWNAYINLEKRYGEYDRARDIFERFTAAYPQSENWIKWARFEEEVGTAENVRDVYTLAVDTILAIGGEEFLDEKILANWAKWEARQKEWERARAIYKFGLERLSKSKSENLYNSYTAFEKQYGDKDGIDDVILSKRRIKYEDQVTSDPFDYDAWFSYLTLMEETSSDDVDSVRDVYERAIANVPQIEEKRYWRRYIFLWIRYAVYEELTNNDVERTREIYNQCIKTIPHKKFSFDKIWLLYAKFEIRQGNLQRARKILGQGLGLSGKPKIYKGYIELEKELKEFDRCRKLYEKFLENYPDLPLGWIEYATLEQQLGDDDRARAIYELAIEQPEMEMPELVWKRYIEFETEVGEYDRARKLFETLVEKTNHVKVWCSYATFELSVPGEDSDDEDHAGYNEDDEDEEREIVVTEEAKERARKIFQRAWNRFKQTDQKEDRVVLNNTWIEFEKTYGTPETLSTVEKQAPSMVKKRRRLPDGSFEEYFDYVFPTDEDNSMAKLLEAARKFKERQAAAASSSV
- the MSL5 gene encoding Msl5p (Component of commitment complex; which defines first step in splicing pathway; essential protein that interacts with Mud2p and Prp40p, forming a bridge between the intron ends; also involved in nuclear retention of pre-mRNA; relocalizes to the cytosol in response to hypoxia; GO_component: GO:0000243 - commitment complex [Evidence IDA] [PMID 10376880]; GO_component: GO:0000243 - commitment complex [Evidence IDA] [PMID 9150140]; GO_component: GO:0005829 - cytosol [Evidence IDA] [PMID 22932476]; GO_component: GO:0005634 - nucleus [Evidence IEA,IEA]; GO_component: GO:0005634 - nucleus [Evidence IDA] [PMID 22932476]; GO_function: GO:0003723 - RNA binding [Evidence IEA,IEA]; GO_function: GO:0046872 - metal ion binding [Evidence IEA]; GO_function: GO:0003676 - nucleic acid binding [Evidence IEA]; GO_function: GO:0045131 - pre-mRNA branch point binding [Evidence IDA] [PMID 9182766]; GO_function: GO:0008270 - zinc ion binding [Evidence IEA]; GO_process: GO:0008380 - RNA splicing [Evidence IEA]; GO_process: GO:0006397 - mRNA processing [Evidence IEA]; GO_process: GO:0000398 - mRNA splicing, via spliceosome [Evidence IPI] [PMID 9182766]); the protein is METNRCSGTNSVPLGQTRRAGSGEDGSSGSSSSMALATTGSYGAGNGVDGVVVPRGRQPTKQRQPKLNRWSAENDANAIAALVGMNTSLTGILTPEQMEAYATHYRIEEITQKLRTNDVIPPEKDRSPSPPPQYDAQGLRINTRDVRYRNLLEKERHALVEKAMKFIPLYKPPSNYKRPQKTQEKIYIPRNDYPEVNFVGLLLGPRGKTLKEMEMKSGAVINIRGKGSVKEGKRTRTDIPYQDTMDDELHCLVTGDSEAKIQKAIDLINEIVATAASTPEYENSHKREQLRSLAALNGTLRDFTTQPCSNCGELGHRRFDCPNKKSFVSSVVCRNCGGVGHFARDCKEPRKYGNNGGGRGNDSFNQPKSAADQEYEQLMMELGAGGGSGSGGSRASGLNNTPLGRIGYNNSNNNSGGGNNNSYGPGSNGSGFGSGPSGPGSGSYSDNRRGGRDRDGDRGRDNRRFDDRRDRRDDRRDDRRDDRRDDRRDDRRNDYRDNYRDRDRDRDRNRDSYGSSYGNDSGPRHDFGGRSDSRNYNNTNIPFTPSPGMSSIPGIPFTPGNIPGLGPVPTSHTPPIHNSHNQPPPPPTSNNYGPPGIPGVPGLASSRATNAPPGLPGPPGLGAPPGLPPPPPSASRPPAPSSRLPPPPPPGK